Within Crassostrea angulata isolate pt1a10 chromosome 2, ASM2561291v2, whole genome shotgun sequence, the genomic segment TACGTTTTTAACTTCGTTTATTTCCGTTAGTATTCGTATTATCTGGTTTACTTTAATACTGGTTATTTCATGCACGAGCGCTTTCGCGCtcagtataaatatatttcccGGGGAGTATTCGATTAATGCGACGTTCGTCACAAAGCAGTACAGGTCGTGTCTTTGGTTTTCCCTACCCTCCCTGACCCAAATATGTTTTTTTAGATTAACTAATATTTTGTGTTGCCATTTATTTGTATGTCGAATGGATATGAAATGCGATTTGTAACGAACGCACcaatcctaaaaaaaaatctgttttgtttttcaacaaattagtcaagaaaatatttatttccgGAGGAGTAAAACGAGGGAGAAAATAAACGCGTGTTAAAGGAAAAAGGGGTGTCCTGTAAAAAGGTTTCATAGAAAGTCAATCAAGCGCGTTCGAATAGTAACCTTGTTTTGTGAACAGAGTGAATAGCGGGGTAGCCAATCGGATTTGACATTTACCATTCATGGTGTCGCGACATGTATTGATATTGTTCAcgataaatacattttatttataaatgatacAAGTAACAATTGTTGGAATGCTGTTGTTATATTTATATCCAATATCTGATTGAACGTAAATTTAGTTACTCAGGCGTATCGAAAGTTACCTGGGTACGTACTTAAAGTAGTAGAACTTATTTGAGAATTCGCTGCCAATCGTGCAATAGACTCCCACTCAATTTGTTATTTTGGTGATATCGATGTTAataatatgtttattatattgTGAATAAGAATGAAGGAAAACGAAAagttaattgtacatgtatataatgtaataaaaatgtcTGTTGCACTCGCGCAGGCGAGCTGTTcctatactagtacatgtatgttggtGTTTTGAGTTttagtttataaatattttatgttcgttTGAACGGGTGAATTCGaacataattataatgtacatgtttttcggccatttaaaaaaacatacatgtgtattattgATACAGagtatcaaatatgatttaaaaaaactaatTACTCAGTACCTTAACCCCCTTCCCCGCAGTAACGCACTTTAACGCATATACCGTTGCCCCACAATCACGCATTTTGACGCATATACCTTTTCCCCGCAATCGCGCACTTTTCGTTGTTGACTGTTACGGCTCCGATAactcttaatttttttgtttaacttatcaaaatatattgatggtattttaataaaagattaatGTAATAAATTTATGTCATTAAATTTCGAAATCTTttgcaaataatataaatttttatttaattcttgAAATGTCATACTTGCCGGATTAGTTCGCCAACTTCGCGAGACAAAAGTTTTGATGGCGGCGAGTGAAGTGGATTATTTTACCATTAACCATGGTAATAGAGTATTCATACAGCTCCCTTAAAACAGCTGGTTTCTCAAATGACGTCTGCTTTAGTCACTGTGGCcatttctttaattaaatttgacagCCCCCTCAATTTACAACGTAAGACAAATGAGAAAAAAGTCCTTGAGTTGCTTCTTGATTAAGATTGTTCaagaatatataaatacagACAATATAAACAAATCTTCAAGACAATGTGGAGATAAATTATACTGTGGTATTGATCCTGTTAAAGAAATTGTTAAtccatgaaaatataatactaCAACATGTCTGTGTGTTTACATAGATAAATGCTCCATGCAGAGAAAACAGTTCCAGGGactataaagaattttataaaatcgTCTTGCATGCTATAGCCTTTATGGTATAATATTcttttgtctgtcatttgatACATTTTGACTATGCCAACATGGTGATGCCAATAAACCATTAGTAGTAGTATATGGTACCCGTAAACACCTCACCTCATGGTTAAGGTGGTTGGTGGTTACTGGTGGTTACTTCCGGTGGTTAAGCTTCCGGTGGTTAAGGTGGTTAGTGGTTACTTCCGTGGTTAAGGTGGTTAAGGCAAGCTTCCGGTGGTTAAGGTGGTTGGTGGTTACTTCCGGTGGTTAAGGTGATAAGTGGTTATTGGTGTTTACTACTTCCAGTGGTTAGTGGTTACTTCTGGTAGTTATTggtgttttgttatttttcggTGGTTACTTTTACTTCTAGTGGTTAGGTGGGTTTTTAACTTTTGGTTGTTAGGTGCATAATTTTACTTTTGGAGGTTAAGTGTTAACTAAGTGGTGGTTATTAAAGTTGTTGGTTATTGCGTTATACATAGGTGGAGGGTGGTTACTTCCGATGTCTAAGTTGAAAGACCTTAGCTTTAGTggttattttaaagaaattgtgGATTGTATTTTACATCAATTACATACATTGTTTTGGTGAATAAAAATGGAATTTGCATCACCAAACACCTAATTTTATTTGTGTAGTAGTGTAGGGAGTCGTACTGTTTGAGAGACACCTTTTATGACAAGCTATATGTTAGCTTGGTTATATTGGTAGTGACTACAATTGACTTTGACGTTTTTATAACCACCTATATCTTAAGCATCATTAATGTGTCCGTTAGTATGGAAAAACCATATCACCCTCtgtgttaatatttttatatcttttttttattactgtgTATACATTTTGCAATATTAAAACTTCATCTTTAATGCATAAAGGCGAGCAATGTTATTATCTTATGCGTTTTGATGggtgattttattttcaagttGTATATAAAAGGATGCATTAATGCACAAATACAACGACAtttcttttgagaaaaaaaaatgtcagagGATAAAGTTGGCAAGGATAACTTAACAGTTAAATCATACTTTTGTAATGTGTGTTCAAAAAGCTATGCTTACAAACACACATTTCAACGACATTATTATTCTATTCATGGAAATAATGATGGATTTAAATGTATACAGTGCAATAAGTGTTTTAAACGCAATGATGTGATGAAGAAGCATATGAAGAACTGCATCAAAAAGGTATGATATTTTTAAGGAAACgctaaaatgtttttatttcctcTTATGAATAAAACTGTTTCTAAACAACttgaatttatttgatattttttttttaatttaagatgaAAGCAACAGAAACTACGGAAACAACTCCAACTCAGAACCTCCCACAATTACCAGAGAATAAGCAACCATCCTCTCCATCATCAACACCATTACAATTGAGTGAAAACTTGAGGCATGCATCTTCTTCCCAAAACCCCACTGAATTTGAAGAAGTACCTTTAACAAGAGAGCAAAGTTTAAAGGAATCTGATGAGTCCGAGACAAAATCATCAAACTTAATTGATGAAGGTATGGATCATTCTAGAGGTGTAAACTGTAGACTTTGTGGGTTACATTTTGGAGATAGACGCTCATTAATTCATCACAGAGTTACTTCACATCTCACTGGAAAGGGTGATAAAATTTGGTTAAATGATAATGCGCCATGGATAAAGGATAATGGGGACATAGACTTACAACTTAAAGAAACCTATGAAATGAATATTCTACTTATTAAAGAGTCGCAGgataaaaaagttttatcagcatattataattttccaatttcaaatgattttacTATAGAGGAACTTATGGTGTTTGTGAATAAGATTTATAATTTACAAACAGAAACATTTCGTTTAAATCTTGTATTTGGATATATACTTTGGAATGTTGAgacaaaaaaaatatcgatattttaaaCCTTACAACAATACAGAAATTTTTAACTTTCCTTTTTGCATTTCAAAGAGAAGAGATTtagaaaaatttgaagaaaaacttAAGGAAATAGATATTTGTAGTTATGTTATGAAAGATCGTCCAAGTAcgaaatggaaattttttgctgtaacaaatgtaaaatttttcttATATTATTCAGGATTCATGTTAGGTGCTCCTGTAAATTTGCCAAATtacataacaaaacaaaacaatggtaTAATTAGTTTTGAAAAGGATATAAAACATAGCAAAACATACCAGGATAATTTATGTCTGTTTAGATGTTTAGCTTTTCACGACACAAATTCATTTGCTAATGCATTTGAAACAAGAGTTAAACACAAATTTGCTGTTTGGTGTGAAtatatgtacaagaaaaaatgtatagatgtaaaaaatattgatataaaagatTTTCAGGGTgtatctttaaatgaaatatcaaatgttgaagaatgttttaatgttaatatcgatgtttttgaaattgatgaaaaggAAATAACCAAAGTTGTATATAAATCACCAGCATTATTTAATAGTcatatgtatttgaatatttttgaaaaccaTTTATCATATATTACCAATCTGAATCGATATGCCAAAAAATATATGTGTTCATTgtgtaaaaaacattttaaaacatgcaaaaaGTTACATCGACATGAAAAAAACTGTTCTATAAAAACTATACATGTTTTTCCAGGTCGTTTTtacgaaaaaaagaaaactatatTTGATGAATTGCGAGAAATAGATATTATAGTACAAACGAGTGATGAATATTTTCCTTGGtttattgtttttgattttgaggcgattttaaaaaaagtgaacGAAAGTAGTGTAACTTCGAAGTTACAAATAGAAAGAATTCATCAACCAATATCAGTAAGTATTTGTAGCAACGTTCCTGATTTTGAAAACGaacgttttattttaaatgaaactacAGAGGAATTATTACAAGAAATGGTTCTTTATAtggaaaaaatcaatacaaaagtATATGAATTGGCTAAAGAAAAGTGGTGTGATGTTTTCAAAAAACTTAATAGTCTGGTTGAATATTGGAAACCTAATGATCACCAAGATCTAAAGCAAAGTAGCGATTTACAAACAGATGCAATGGATACTTTGGAGTGCGAACCTccttcaaaactttttttaaagaaattggagaaaaaaaacatttatcaggaatttcaaaaaaatcttctaaaagATACCTGGACAATTAATTATAATGAACATTCTTCTGACTCTGAATGTTTAAGTGAAATTGATTGTGAGAATGAATCAGAAAGTGATTGTGAAATAGAAACGAATGAAACTAATAGggtaaaaataataatgcataATCATGTAAAGCgagttttatcaaattttacaaactaTTGTTTACAAGTCCCAGTATTAGGGTTCAACTCAAGCaaatatgatttaaatcttGTGAAGAATAAACTTGCTAAAATATTAGGTATGCATGATCAGAATCAAACGTTTGTCATAAAACGTAATAAttcgtatacatgtattgctactccaaaatttagatttttagaCATGAATCAGTATCTTGCTGCTGGAACGTCATACTCTAAATTTCTGAAAGCATACGGAGTAGAAGAAGAAAAGGGTTTTTTCCCGTATGAATGGTTTGACTCAACTGATAAATTAGATGATACAAAACTCCCTCCAATGGGGGATGATTGGTTTTCATCTCTTAAACAAAAAAGTGTTTTAGATGACGGAAAGCAATCACCccttgaaaataataaatttttagaGTCAATATGGAAATATCATGACATGAAAACATTTCGAGATTTTTTACAATGGTACAATAATTTAGATGTTAAACCATTTGTCAAGGGGGTTCTAAATTATTGTAAGATGTACTGGGAAAAAAACATTGATGTCTTTAAGGTTGCATTTTCAATTCCAGGCTTAGCAAGACTTAATCTCTTCAATGCTTCCGAGAAAAAACACGCTGTATTCCCGCTTTTCGATTTTTCTACCAAAGACATATACCGAACAATTCAAGATAATATAGTTGGAGGACCATCTATCATATTTACTAGATATCATGAAAGTGGTAAAACCTTTTTACgtggaaattttgaaaaaccATGTAAACGCATAGTAGGTTACGATGCAAATGCACTTTATTTGCATTGTATAGGACAAAATATGCCTGTAGGATATTTTATAATTCGACGAGAATGTGATGGGTTTAAAGCTGAAAAAATGAGTAAATATTGGAATATGTTTATTTGGATGGATTGGGTTAGTGGatctaaaaattgtaaaatccttCATAAATTGAATAATAACCACGAAAAACGTGTTGGACCCTTTCCCGTTGATGGATATGATCCgattacaaaaacaatttacCAATATAATGGGTGCTATTTTCATGGACATTCTTGTCATTTAAATCAACGCATGAATAGTAACGAACGAGAGAAACGATTTAATAAAACCAAAGATTGTGAAATGTACCTCACAAAGCAGGGATATAAAGTGCAATCAATTTGGGAATGcgaattttttcaattattaagaaaaaacaaaactttacaAGCTGTTGCTGATCAAAACTGTCcgtcattttataaaaaatacaaaaataaagttACAATGAAACAGATATTAAAAGCAATACAAATAGATGAACTTTTTGGAATGGTTGAGTGTGATATACATGTTCCTTTAGAATGgatgaaaataaaaccaaatacaACACTTTCCccttttgattattttaaagaaatgtctcctattttttgtacaagcgaggTACCCTTTTCTGCCATTGGTGATCATATGCAATCATACGCAAAAGAAATGGGACTTtctgaaaattcaaaaacattattAATAAGTGGTAATAAGGCTACCAAAATCATGTTGGCTACACCTCTTTTAAAGTGGTACTTAGAGCATGGATTAATTGTAACTAGAATTTATACTGTTGTCGAGTCAGCATCAATGGATTGTTTTTCcgaatttacaaaaaatatatcagaaacaagAAGAAGGGGTGATTGTGATAAATCTCTAACTGTTATTTCCGACACCGCTAAGGTAGAGGGTAATTCAGCTTATGGCAGTCTTTTATTGAACAAAgataaatttgtaaacattaaatttattGAAGGGGTAGAAAATGCATCAAAGAAAGTGAATGACCGATTATTTGTTAAATTAACAGAACTAGATAGTGAAAGTAACtattatgaaattcaaatggctaaaaagaaaattgtgCACAATATGCCGATCCAACttggattttttgttttacaatatgCAAAACTCCGCATGTTACAATTTTATTACGACTTTTTGGATCAGTATATTGATAGATCAGACTTTGAATATATGGAGATGGATACGGATAGTGCATATTTCGCAATTTCAGGTGATAGTTTGGATGATATTATTAAACCAGAGTTTcgcgataaatatttacaaagtgGTTTTTTTAACTGTACTGATAATGTTGTATACAATGATTCAAACTTTTGGTTACCTAGAAAGTGTTGTGATCCACATtcaatttatgataaaaaaacccCTGGGCTATTTAAACTAGAGTTTGAAGGGGATGTGATGGTTGGGTTATGTTCAAAAACATATGCTATTAAAAActcaaatgaaaacaaagaaaaattctcCTCAAAAGGAATAGCAAAACAAAGTGTAAAAAATGCTGTGGAAACATACAAAAGAGTATTAGATACAAAACAAAGCGAATCTGGTTTAAATCGAGGTTTCCTTTTACgtgaaaacaacattttttcttaCAATCAAATGCGAACTGGAATAACGTATTTTTATTGCAAAAGAAAAGTGTTAGATGATGGCATTCATACTGATGCTCTAGATATTACCCTAACTCCGTGTAAAAAACTAAAACTTGATAATTAACTTGCATATAATTTTTGACATATCGatttatatttatgaattagAAATAAACCCACTTTGTTATTTATTATGCATATTTTATAGTGCATGTATTACCTATGTTTGAAACtgtagaatattttgtttaatgttttattttatttttaatgctttaatTAACTAAGACGAAACAtatgtacacatgtttatttatgttttattacttttgaatatacatataaaaaatgtgtCCTTGTcttccatcttttttttttgtctttgaacttgcagctaaaaaaaaaaaatagaatatatattaaaccagttgatataaaataattcattttaatatatatattagaaaaaGAAACATGTATCCATTCCATTCATGTTCAACAATTGGAGTTTCTGGATGTACGGGTTCAGGGAAAACTACATGGGTCTTAagatttttatctcaaaaaaatgatttattttttgaaaactctCCGAATATGGTTTTATACTGTTATAGTGTATATCAACCAATGTTTGAgaatatgaaagaaaacattgaaaacatCGAATTTTTCCGAGGATTACCTGGAGATGACAAATTAAATGCAATCATGAAAACAGGAAACCATAACATAATTGTTCTTGATGATTTAATGCATGAAATATCAAACGATCCTGACATGGAAAaactttttacacaaaaagCGCATCATCAAAACTTTACTGTGATATTTATTactcaaaatttattttgcaaaggTCTAACCACTAGAACAATAagtttgaatttacactattaTGTGTTGATGCGAAATCCGAGAGGTGTGACGCAAATACGTACTTTAGCTCAACAAATCGGACAGACAAAAGCATTGATGTCAGCGTATAAAGATGCTACACACGACAAATTTTCATATTTGCTTGTGGATCTATCGCCGATGTCGGATGATTCTCATAGATTTCgaacaaaaatattcaaaaacgaGGACACTGTGTTATATATTGAAAGCAAGAAAAAATTATGACATCTAATGTTCacaaagtatttaattttattgatttaatttcGGATCCTTCTACAACTAACCGACAGTGTAAATATTTGTTAGAATCAACGAGTGAGTTACAGGTTGCTGCAATTTGtgaaataatatacaatatagtgTATGGAcaactaaaattttcaaagagagACTTAAAAGCGTTAAAATCACATTCAAAGCTTATAGATTTTCTTCTTTCGAAAAAGAAACcactaaaacaaaaacaatatcttTTAGTTAGATATAacagatttattttaaacatattgcGTCGAGTGCGCAAACAACTTATCAAATTTCTGAAATGAGTTTTGTTGATAAAATGGTGATACTTCCCTATGAACGATATGAAAGCTTAACAAACAACGTGTCAAAGACATTTGATAGTGTTTCTACACAAACAGAGGATAAACTAACATTGGATCCGGATTTTACGAGTGATGAGAATATTAATCAATGCAAGTCTTCTTTTAATCAAGTTGGAAAGGGTGCAAATGAAGAAGATATAGTTCAGTCATCTTTACCCaacattaaaaaagtaaagaaaagacCACCACCAGGAGTTCccgaaaaaaagaaaaagtggtTAAAATTCTAGAAGGATGTCAATCCAAAGTAAAAAGGAGGAACAACTTTCATCTT encodes:
- the LOC128171081 gene encoding LOW QUALITY PROTEIN: uncharacterized protein LOC128171081 (The sequence of the model RefSeq protein was modified relative to this genomic sequence to represent the inferred CDS: deleted 1 base in 1 codon), yielding MSEDKVGKDNLTVKSYFCNVCSKSYAYKHTFQRHYYSIHGNNDGFKCIQCNKCFKRNDVMKKHMKNCIKKMKATETTETTPTQNLPQLPENKQPSSPSSTPLQLSENLRHASSSQNPTEFEEVPLTREQSLKESDESETKSSNLIDEGMDHSRGVNCRLCGLHFGDRRSLIHHRVTSHLTGKGDKIWLNDNAPWIKDNGDIDLQLKETYEMNILLIKESQDKKVLSAYYNFPISNDFTIEELMVFVNKIYNLQTETFRLNLVFGYILWNVETKKYRYFKPYNNTEIFNFPFCISKRRDLEKFEEKLKEIDICSYVMKDRPSTKWKFFAVTNVKFFLYYSGFMLGAPVNLPNYITKQNNGIISFEKDIKHSKTYQDNLCLFRCLAFHDTNSFANAFETRVKHKFAVWCEYMYKKKCIDVKNIDIKDFQGVSLNEISNVEECFNVNIDVFEIDEKEITKVVYKSPALFNSHMYLNIFENHLSYITNLNRYAKKYMCSLCKKHFKTCKKLHRHEKNCSIKTIHVFPGRFYEKKKTIFDELREIDIIVQTSDEYFPWFIVFDFEAILKKVNESSVTSKLQIERIHQPISVSICSNVPDFENERFILNETTEELLQEMVLYMEKINTKVYELAKEKWCDVFKKLNSLVEYWKPNDHQDLKQSSDLQTDAMDTLECEPPSKLFLKKLEKKNIYQEFQKNLLKDTWTINYNEHSSDSECLSEIDCENESESDCEIETNETNRVKIIMHNHVKRVLSNFTNYCLQVPVLGFNSSKYDLNLVKNKLAKILGMHDQNQTFVIKRNNSYTCIATPKFRFLDMNQYLAAGTSYSKFLKAYGVEEEKGFFPYEWFDSTDKLDDTKLPPMGDDWFSSLKQKSVLDDGKQSPLENNKFLESIWKYHDMKTFRDFLQWYNNLDVKPFVKGVLNYCKMYWEKNIDVFKVAFSIPGLARLNLFNASEKKHAVFPLFDFSTKDIYRTIQDNIVGGPSIIFTRYHESGKTFLRGNFEKPCKRIVGYDANALYLHCIGQNMPVGYFIIRRECDGFKAEKMSKYWNMFIWMDWVSGSKNCKILHKLNNNHEKRVGPFPVDGYDPITKTIYQYNGCYFHGHSCHLNQRMNSNEREKRFNKTKDCEMYLTKQGYKVQSIWECEFFQLLRKNKTLQAVADQNCPSFYKKYKNKVTMKQILKAIQIDELFGMVECDIHVPLEWMKIKPNTTLSPFDYFKEMSPIFCTSEVPFSAIGDHMQSYAKEMGLSENSKTLLISGNKATKIMLATPLLKWYLEHGLIVTRIYTVVESASMDCFSEFTKNISETRRRGDCDKSLTVISDTAKVEGNSAYGSLLLNKDKFVNIKFIEGVENASKKVNDRLFVKLTELDSESNYYEIQMAKKKIVHNMPIQLGFFVLQYAKLRMLQFYYDFLDQYIDRSDFEYMEMDTDSAYFAISGDSLDDIIKPEFRDKYLQSGFFNCTDNVVYNDSNFWLPRKCCDPHSIYDKKTPGLFKLEFEGDVMVGLCSKTYAIKNSNENKEKFSSKGIAKQSVKNAVETYKRVLDTKQSESGLNRGFLLRENNIFSYNQMRTGITYFYCKRKVLDDGIHTDALDITLTPCKKLKLDN